A window of the Xenopus laevis strain J_2021 chromosome 9_10L, Xenopus_laevis_v10.1, whole genome shotgun sequence genome harbors these coding sequences:
- the engase.L gene encoding cytosolic endo-beta-N-acetylglucosaminidase isoform X2, translating to MNSSTPLANMKVYKEVIRDDIVPLSARHHDRNTSEPISFFLSNLEELFSWKPTNQDAFNVAVVPVAKRHPPIESQRPKTLVCHDMMGGYLDDRFIQGSGAQQPYVFYHWQHIDIFVYFSHHMFTLPPVCWTNAAHKHGVCVLGTFITEWDNGAKMCESFLAGEESTYHAVADQMVRLAEYYKFDGWLINIENVLSPVAVSNMLLFLTYLKEQLHKRIPGGMVLWYDSIIHEGELKWQNELNDKNRNFFDVCDGIFTNYNWTEEHLQRMTEEPRRTDIYVGVDIFARGEVVGGKFDTVKSLEMIRQYGLSAALFAPGWVYECLEKEQFLQNQDKFWSLLESQLPIHSLCLLPICSSFCLGYGKKRYSFGEEEDSGPWFNLSAQEVQPIFSEVQPKDGKGGRVKSQICQEVAWHGGSSLLIEGSLPSGIDGVTVRLFSLHVPAPPKLLLALVYKMENSSNVAVSLELSTQDAKSCNVDSINALSVESMVQTLQPLTEPPLPVAETQQNHKHGWEQRYYEVHLSDCYINSLSMRFSQLTPQEEEETFTCRIGEIRVLDFSHPPSLPVQPTDLSLSHVRWLQNEETNQLFVSLTLHWSHSMENIRHFRVFCRGVTCRLPPPSRPPPPSRPHLLGLAHACVYRVVDLEVPDPCPSSHGQIEFAVQPISKEGFEPVPPLWGQLVLDYVKETQTEV from the exons ATGAATAG CTCAACACCGTTGGCAAATATGAAGGTTTACAAGGAAGTGATTAGAGATGACATTGTTCCCCTCTCAG CAAGACACCATGACAGAAATACGTCAGAGCCAATAAGCTTCTTTCTCTCTAACCTGGAGGAGCTCTTTTCCTGGAAACCAACCAATCAGGATGCATTTAATGTTGCTGTTGTTCCTGTTGCCAAGCGACATCCACCAATTGAAAGCCAGAGGCCTAAAACCCTTGTTTGTCATGATATGATGGGAGGTTACCTTGATGACAG ATTTATTCAAGGTTCAGGTGCACAGCAGCCATATGTATTCTATCACTGGCAGCACATTGATATCTTTGTGTACTTCAGTCATCATATGTTTACTCTTCCGCCTGTCTGTTGGACCAACGCAGCTCACAAACATGGGGTGTGCGTCCTTG GCACCTTTATCACAGAATGGGATAATGGAGCAAAGATGTGCGAGTCTTTTCTGGCTGGCGAAGAATCTACATATCATGCAGTTGCAGATCAGATGGTTCGACTGGCAGAGTACTATAAGTTTGATGGATGGTTAATTAACATTGAAAATGTTCTGAGC CCTGTTGCAGTGTCCAACATGTTGCTGTTCCTGACTTACCTGAAAGAGCAACTACACAAGCGTATCCCTGGGGGAATGGTCTTGTGGTATGATAGCATAATCCATGAGGGCGAGCTGAAGTGGCAAAATGAACTCAATGACAAAAACAG AAACTTTTTTGATGTCTGCGATGGAATATTCACAAACTACAACTGGACGGAGGAGCATTTGCAACGCATGACAGAGGAACCTCGAAGGACAGACATATACGTCGGAGTGGATATATTTGCCCGAGGGGAGGTGGTAGGAGGAAAGTTTGATACAGTTAAG TCACTGGAGATGATTCGACAGTATGGCCTCTCCGCTGCCCTTTTTGCTCCTGGTTGGGTGTATGAGTGTTTGGAGAAAGAGCAATTCCTTCAGAATCAAGACAA GTTCTGGTCTCTTCTGGAGAGTCAGCTTCCCATTCATAGTCTCTGCCTCCTGCCCATATGCTCCTCTTTTTGTCTTGGCTATGGAAAGAAAAGATATTCCTTTGGCGAG GAAGAAGATTCTGGTCCATGGTTTAATCTAAGTGCTCAAGAAGTGCAGCCCATATTTTCAGAGGTGCAGCCCAAAGATGGAAAGGGTGGCAGGGTGAAATCCCAGATCTGCCAGGAGGTTGCTTGGCATGGAGGTAGTTCCCTACTTATTGAGGGTTCCTTGCCATCTGGCATTGATGGAGTCACGGTAAG GTTGTTCTCTCTGCATGTACCTGCCCCACCCAAGCTCCTGCTTGCCTTGGTTTATAAGATGGAGAACTCCTCAAATGTTGCAGTGTCGCTGGAGCTCAGCACTCAAGATGCCAAGTCCTGTAATGTGGATAGCATTAATGCACTGTCTG TTGAGAGCATGGTGCAAACGTTACAACCACTAACAGAGCCTCCATTGCCTGTAGCAGAGACACAGCAGAATCACAAGCATGGCTGGGAGCAAAG gtATTATGAGGTCCATCTGAGTGACTGCTACATAAACAGTTTGTCCATGCGATTTTCCCAACTGACACCCCAAGAAGAAGAGGAAACATTTACCTGTCGCATAGGAGAGATCAGG GTCTTGGATTTCTCTCATCCTCCCTCATTACCTGTTCAGCCCACAGACCTTTCACTTTCTCATGTACGCTGGCTCCAAAATGAAGAGACCAACCAGCTCTTTGTCAGTCTTACTTTGCATTGGTCTCACTCGATGGAGAACATCCGCCATTTCCGTGTATTCTGCCGTGGTGTGACCTGCCGTCTTCCTCCACCTTCTCGTCCTCCTCCACCTTCTCGTCCTCATTTACTTGGCTTGGCACATGCCTGTGTGTACCGGGTTGTGGACCTAGAAGTACCAGATCCTTGCCCCTCTTCTCATGGACAGATAGAGTTTGCTGTTCAGCCTATCAGCAAGGAAGGGTTTGAACCTGTACCACCTTTGTGGGGGCAGCTGGTTCTAGACTATGTGAAAGAAACACAAACTGAGGTGTGA
- the engase.L gene encoding cytosolic endo-beta-N-acetylglucosaminidase isoform X3: MKVYKEVIRDDIVPLSARHHDRNTSEPISFFLSNLEELFSWKPTNQDAFNVAVVPVAKRHPPIESQRPKTLVCHDMMGGYLDDRFIQGSGAQQPYVFYHWQHIDIFVYFSHHMFTLPPVCWTNAAHKHGVCVLGTFITEWDNGAKMCESFLAGEESTYHAVADQMVRLAEYYKFDGWLINIENVLSPVAVSNMLLFLTYLKEQLHKRIPGGMVLWYDSIIHEGELKWQNELNDKNRNFFDVCDGIFTNYNWTEEHLQRMTEEPRRTDIYVGVDIFARGEVVGGKFDTVKSLEMIRQYGLSAALFAPGWVYECLEKEQFLQNQDKFWSLLESQLPIHSLCLLPICSSFCLGYGKKRYSFGEEEDSGPWFNLSAQEVQPIFSEVQPKDGKGGRVKSQICQEVAWHGGSSLLIEGSLPSGIDGVTVRLFSLHVPAPPKLLLALVYKMENSSNVAVSLELSTQDAKSCNVDSINALSVESMVQTLQPLTEPPLPVAETQQNHKHGWEQRYYEVHLSDCYINSLSMRFSQLTPQEEEETFTCRIGEIRVLDFSHPPSLPVQPTDLSLSHVRWLQNEETNQLFVSLTLHWSHSMENIRHFRVFCRGVTCRLPPPSRPPPPSRPHLLGLAHACVYRVVDLEVPDPCPSSHGQIEFAVQPISKEGFEPVPPLWGQLVLDYVKETQTEV; this comes from the exons ATGAAGGTTTACAAGGAAGTGATTAGAGATGACATTGTTCCCCTCTCAG CAAGACACCATGACAGAAATACGTCAGAGCCAATAAGCTTCTTTCTCTCTAACCTGGAGGAGCTCTTTTCCTGGAAACCAACCAATCAGGATGCATTTAATGTTGCTGTTGTTCCTGTTGCCAAGCGACATCCACCAATTGAAAGCCAGAGGCCTAAAACCCTTGTTTGTCATGATATGATGGGAGGTTACCTTGATGACAG ATTTATTCAAGGTTCAGGTGCACAGCAGCCATATGTATTCTATCACTGGCAGCACATTGATATCTTTGTGTACTTCAGTCATCATATGTTTACTCTTCCGCCTGTCTGTTGGACCAACGCAGCTCACAAACATGGGGTGTGCGTCCTTG GCACCTTTATCACAGAATGGGATAATGGAGCAAAGATGTGCGAGTCTTTTCTGGCTGGCGAAGAATCTACATATCATGCAGTTGCAGATCAGATGGTTCGACTGGCAGAGTACTATAAGTTTGATGGATGGTTAATTAACATTGAAAATGTTCTGAGC CCTGTTGCAGTGTCCAACATGTTGCTGTTCCTGACTTACCTGAAAGAGCAACTACACAAGCGTATCCCTGGGGGAATGGTCTTGTGGTATGATAGCATAATCCATGAGGGCGAGCTGAAGTGGCAAAATGAACTCAATGACAAAAACAG AAACTTTTTTGATGTCTGCGATGGAATATTCACAAACTACAACTGGACGGAGGAGCATTTGCAACGCATGACAGAGGAACCTCGAAGGACAGACATATACGTCGGAGTGGATATATTTGCCCGAGGGGAGGTGGTAGGAGGAAAGTTTGATACAGTTAAG TCACTGGAGATGATTCGACAGTATGGCCTCTCCGCTGCCCTTTTTGCTCCTGGTTGGGTGTATGAGTGTTTGGAGAAAGAGCAATTCCTTCAGAATCAAGACAA GTTCTGGTCTCTTCTGGAGAGTCAGCTTCCCATTCATAGTCTCTGCCTCCTGCCCATATGCTCCTCTTTTTGTCTTGGCTATGGAAAGAAAAGATATTCCTTTGGCGAG GAAGAAGATTCTGGTCCATGGTTTAATCTAAGTGCTCAAGAAGTGCAGCCCATATTTTCAGAGGTGCAGCCCAAAGATGGAAAGGGTGGCAGGGTGAAATCCCAGATCTGCCAGGAGGTTGCTTGGCATGGAGGTAGTTCCCTACTTATTGAGGGTTCCTTGCCATCTGGCATTGATGGAGTCACGGTAAG GTTGTTCTCTCTGCATGTACCTGCCCCACCCAAGCTCCTGCTTGCCTTGGTTTATAAGATGGAGAACTCCTCAAATGTTGCAGTGTCGCTGGAGCTCAGCACTCAAGATGCCAAGTCCTGTAATGTGGATAGCATTAATGCACTGTCTG TTGAGAGCATGGTGCAAACGTTACAACCACTAACAGAGCCTCCATTGCCTGTAGCAGAGACACAGCAGAATCACAAGCATGGCTGGGAGCAAAG gtATTATGAGGTCCATCTGAGTGACTGCTACATAAACAGTTTGTCCATGCGATTTTCCCAACTGACACCCCAAGAAGAAGAGGAAACATTTACCTGTCGCATAGGAGAGATCAGG GTCTTGGATTTCTCTCATCCTCCCTCATTACCTGTTCAGCCCACAGACCTTTCACTTTCTCATGTACGCTGGCTCCAAAATGAAGAGACCAACCAGCTCTTTGTCAGTCTTACTTTGCATTGGTCTCACTCGATGGAGAACATCCGCCATTTCCGTGTATTCTGCCGTGGTGTGACCTGCCGTCTTCCTCCACCTTCTCGTCCTCCTCCACCTTCTCGTCCTCATTTACTTGGCTTGGCACATGCCTGTGTGTACCGGGTTGTGGACCTAGAAGTACCAGATCCTTGCCCCTCTTCTCATGGACAGATAGAGTTTGCTGTTCAGCCTATCAGCAAGGAAGGGTTTGAACCTGTACCACCTTTGTGGGGGCAGCTGGTTCTAGACTATGTGAAAGAAACACAAACTGAGGTGTGA
- the engase.L gene encoding cytosolic endo-beta-N-acetylglucosaminidase isoform X1, translating into MVKCSVLTLFLFYNCFFFFLCFPPSNFIFTAFYLSLPRCPFPSFSPLSAHAHSARRGESAWWRRGSIQRKRNNGKRRAAEELEEDGQRDAESSTPLANMKVYKEVIRDDIVPLSARHHDRNTSEPISFFLSNLEELFSWKPTNQDAFNVAVVPVAKRHPPIESQRPKTLVCHDMMGGYLDDRFIQGSGAQQPYVFYHWQHIDIFVYFSHHMFTLPPVCWTNAAHKHGVCVLGTFITEWDNGAKMCESFLAGEESTYHAVADQMVRLAEYYKFDGWLINIENVLSPVAVSNMLLFLTYLKEQLHKRIPGGMVLWYDSIIHEGELKWQNELNDKNRNFFDVCDGIFTNYNWTEEHLQRMTEEPRRTDIYVGVDIFARGEVVGGKFDTVKSLEMIRQYGLSAALFAPGWVYECLEKEQFLQNQDKFWSLLESQLPIHSLCLLPICSSFCLGYGKKRYSFGEEEDSGPWFNLSAQEVQPIFSEVQPKDGKGGRVKSQICQEVAWHGGSSLLIEGSLPSGIDGVTVRLFSLHVPAPPKLLLALVYKMENSSNVAVSLELSTQDAKSCNVDSINALSVESMVQTLQPLTEPPLPVAETQQNHKHGWEQRYYEVHLSDCYINSLSMRFSQLTPQEEEETFTCRIGEIRVLDFSHPPSLPVQPTDLSLSHVRWLQNEETNQLFVSLTLHWSHSMENIRHFRVFCRGVTCRLPPPSRPPPPSRPHLLGLAHACVYRVVDLEVPDPCPSSHGQIEFAVQPISKEGFEPVPPLWGQLVLDYVKETQTEV; encoded by the exons ATGGTTAAATGTTCTGTGCTTACACTATTCCTCttctataattgtttttttttttttttatgtttccctccatccaattttatattcactgctTTCTACCTTTCCCTCCCACGCTGTCCCttcccctccttttcccccctctCAGCCCACGCTCACTCTGCTAGAAGAGGAGAAAGCGCTTGGTGGAGAAGAGGAAGCATTCAGCGAAAACGAAATAACGGGAAGAGGAGAGCGGCAGAAGAGCTAGAGGAGGACGGGCAGCGTGATGCAGAGAG CTCAACACCGTTGGCAAATATGAAGGTTTACAAGGAAGTGATTAGAGATGACATTGTTCCCCTCTCAG CAAGACACCATGACAGAAATACGTCAGAGCCAATAAGCTTCTTTCTCTCTAACCTGGAGGAGCTCTTTTCCTGGAAACCAACCAATCAGGATGCATTTAATGTTGCTGTTGTTCCTGTTGCCAAGCGACATCCACCAATTGAAAGCCAGAGGCCTAAAACCCTTGTTTGTCATGATATGATGGGAGGTTACCTTGATGACAG ATTTATTCAAGGTTCAGGTGCACAGCAGCCATATGTATTCTATCACTGGCAGCACATTGATATCTTTGTGTACTTCAGTCATCATATGTTTACTCTTCCGCCTGTCTGTTGGACCAACGCAGCTCACAAACATGGGGTGTGCGTCCTTG GCACCTTTATCACAGAATGGGATAATGGAGCAAAGATGTGCGAGTCTTTTCTGGCTGGCGAAGAATCTACATATCATGCAGTTGCAGATCAGATGGTTCGACTGGCAGAGTACTATAAGTTTGATGGATGGTTAATTAACATTGAAAATGTTCTGAGC CCTGTTGCAGTGTCCAACATGTTGCTGTTCCTGACTTACCTGAAAGAGCAACTACACAAGCGTATCCCTGGGGGAATGGTCTTGTGGTATGATAGCATAATCCATGAGGGCGAGCTGAAGTGGCAAAATGAACTCAATGACAAAAACAG AAACTTTTTTGATGTCTGCGATGGAATATTCACAAACTACAACTGGACGGAGGAGCATTTGCAACGCATGACAGAGGAACCTCGAAGGACAGACATATACGTCGGAGTGGATATATTTGCCCGAGGGGAGGTGGTAGGAGGAAAGTTTGATACAGTTAAG TCACTGGAGATGATTCGACAGTATGGCCTCTCCGCTGCCCTTTTTGCTCCTGGTTGGGTGTATGAGTGTTTGGAGAAAGAGCAATTCCTTCAGAATCAAGACAA GTTCTGGTCTCTTCTGGAGAGTCAGCTTCCCATTCATAGTCTCTGCCTCCTGCCCATATGCTCCTCTTTTTGTCTTGGCTATGGAAAGAAAAGATATTCCTTTGGCGAG GAAGAAGATTCTGGTCCATGGTTTAATCTAAGTGCTCAAGAAGTGCAGCCCATATTTTCAGAGGTGCAGCCCAAAGATGGAAAGGGTGGCAGGGTGAAATCCCAGATCTGCCAGGAGGTTGCTTGGCATGGAGGTAGTTCCCTACTTATTGAGGGTTCCTTGCCATCTGGCATTGATGGAGTCACGGTAAG GTTGTTCTCTCTGCATGTACCTGCCCCACCCAAGCTCCTGCTTGCCTTGGTTTATAAGATGGAGAACTCCTCAAATGTTGCAGTGTCGCTGGAGCTCAGCACTCAAGATGCCAAGTCCTGTAATGTGGATAGCATTAATGCACTGTCTG TTGAGAGCATGGTGCAAACGTTACAACCACTAACAGAGCCTCCATTGCCTGTAGCAGAGACACAGCAGAATCACAAGCATGGCTGGGAGCAAAG gtATTATGAGGTCCATCTGAGTGACTGCTACATAAACAGTTTGTCCATGCGATTTTCCCAACTGACACCCCAAGAAGAAGAGGAAACATTTACCTGTCGCATAGGAGAGATCAGG GTCTTGGATTTCTCTCATCCTCCCTCATTACCTGTTCAGCCCACAGACCTTTCACTTTCTCATGTACGCTGGCTCCAAAATGAAGAGACCAACCAGCTCTTTGTCAGTCTTACTTTGCATTGGTCTCACTCGATGGAGAACATCCGCCATTTCCGTGTATTCTGCCGTGGTGTGACCTGCCGTCTTCCTCCACCTTCTCGTCCTCCTCCACCTTCTCGTCCTCATTTACTTGGCTTGGCACATGCCTGTGTGTACCGGGTTGTGGACCTAGAAGTACCAGATCCTTGCCCCTCTTCTCATGGACAGATAGAGTTTGCTGTTCAGCCTATCAGCAAGGAAGGGTTTGAACCTGTACCACCTTTGTGGGGGCAGCTGGTTCTAGACTATGTGAAAGAAACACAAACTGAGGTGTGA